One Acinetobacter colistiniresistens DNA segment encodes these proteins:
- a CDS encoding helix-turn-helix domain-containing protein: MDSKALIELAMKLLSCTQKELATRLNVSPTQISKWKKGEYISSDMQNNFKKLLNISELSPEFILRAGSLEDAKKWNKLIHFLARVAHDEAETGYNTVPLQDDLGNLSWHTFHILKQLGLASPFYFPVELDIDYENSDEEAYEIFMGNIENHPISHLIWNIFLALNDVYGFYAAYIAEIIDDESLDLFETDAVNIEPCLMELAACKIDISAEIAPNFNEFRYETLENYKKWLNIVKDNAFRANIPLRAELLNLIYDSQEEISYEAEAESLGFNERRIHPDIYMNELLVGMRTLHQVLPVIMKKLEIYDEFKLDPSDLKLGH, from the coding sequence ATGGATAGCAAAGCACTTATAGAATTAGCAATGAAATTGCTCTCATGTACTCAAAAAGAACTCGCTACTCGTCTTAACGTCTCTCCAACCCAAATAAGCAAATGGAAAAAAGGAGAGTACATATCATCTGATATGCAAAATAATTTTAAAAAATTATTAAACATTAGTGAATTATCACCAGAATTTATTCTTAGGGCAGGTTCATTAGAAGATGCGAAGAAATGGAATAAATTAATTCATTTTCTTGCAAGAGTTGCTCATGACGAAGCTGAAACAGGATATAACACAGTACCTTTACAAGATGATTTGGGAAACTTAAGTTGGCATACATTTCATATACTTAAGCAACTAGGACTTGCTTCGCCTTTCTATTTCCCAGTAGAACTAGATATTGACTATGAAAATTCAGATGAGGAAGCATATGAAATATTCATGGGAAATATAGAAAACCATCCTATTTCTCATTTAATTTGGAATATATTTTTAGCTCTAAATGATGTTTACGGTTTTTATGCTGCTTATATCGCAGAAATTATTGATGATGAAAGTTTAGATTTATTTGAGACAGATGCAGTCAATATCGAACCTTGTTTAATGGAATTAGCCGCATGTAAAATTGATATTTCAGCAGAAATAGCTCCTAATTTTAATGAATTTAGATATGAAACTTTAGAAAACTATAAGAAATGGCTCAATATTGTTAAAGACAATGCCTTTCGTGCAAATATTCCGCTTAGAGCAGAACTATTAAATCTTATTTATGATTCTCAAGAAGAGATTAGTTATGAAGCTGAAGCAGAAAGCCTTGGCTTTAATGAAAGACGTATTCATCCAGATATTTATATGAACGAATTACTAGTGGGAATGCGCACATTACACCAAGTTTTACCAGTAATTATGAAAAAGTTAGAAATTTACGATGAGTTCAAATTAGACCCATCAGATCTTAAGCTTGGACACTAA
- a CDS encoding ankyrin repeat domain-containing protein, whose translation MKLNAFTPLPDDDEELHLPELVYWASLGDVEQVEQLLAEGIDPNQTDDEGYSALQAAAENDHLAVVKLLVSKGANVEYKGEYTALQLAEMAEHHDVVAYLKSL comes from the coding sequence ATGAAACTTAACGCTTTCACTCCACTACCTGACGATGATGAGGAACTGCATCTTCCTGAACTTGTGTATTGGGCTTCTCTTGGTGATGTGGAACAAGTAGAGCAACTATTGGCAGAGGGGATAGACCCGAACCAGACCGATGACGAAGGCTATAGTGCGTTACAGGCTGCTGCCGAGAATGATCATCTAGCGGTAGTAAAGCTGTTAGTGAGTAAAGGTGCGAATGTGGAGTATAAAGGCGAATATACAGCGCTACAGCTTGCCGAAATGGCAGAGCATCATGATGTAGTCGCGTATCTTAAAAGTCTTTAA
- a CDS encoding aldehyde dehydrogenase family protein — protein sequence MTDTKNVVDYPLYVAGKAATTGQWLEVHDKYHNTVYARVALADTKVLEKAIAAAVKAEAEMAALKPFQKQRILLHCVKRFNELREELTDILIAEGGKPRGAASAEVERLINTFQLAADAVIQLDDGRMLALAVTPAAAQFRGMVKHVPIGAVSLISPFNFPLNLVAHKIAPAIAAGCPFVLKPASLTPISALMIAKVLAETDLPKGSWSVLPCERQAADILVTDDRFKLLSFTGSDQVGWDMKARAGRKKVTLELGGNAAVLIDADTVIDDALIDRLISAAYGHAGQICISVQRILIHADLYAEVKKKLIAKLKKIKVDDPTSSTTLVGPMIKEAEAIRLKKWLDKAEKKGAKILTGGRLEGVLFEPTLLENVDAKLEIYKDEAFGPIAILEKFKDFQQGIATINQSRFGLQAGVYTQNLNKMLYAWDHLHVGGVIINDVPTFRVDNMPYGGVKDSGLGREGIQFAIRDMQEERLLAIKQ from the coding sequence ATGACAGATACAAAAAATGTGGTGGATTACCCACTTTATGTCGCAGGCAAAGCAGCCACCACAGGCCAATGGCTTGAAGTTCATGATAAGTATCACAATACCGTGTATGCACGTGTCGCCTTGGCCGATACCAAAGTGCTTGAAAAAGCGATTGCAGCTGCGGTGAAAGCTGAAGCAGAAATGGCGGCCTTAAAACCCTTTCAAAAACAAAGAATCCTATTGCACTGCGTGAAGCGTTTTAATGAACTGCGTGAAGAGTTAACAGATATTCTGATTGCAGAAGGGGGGAAACCTCGCGGTGCAGCAAGTGCCGAAGTTGAACGTCTGATCAATACCTTTCAATTGGCCGCAGATGCCGTGATACAGCTCGATGATGGGCGAATGTTAGCTCTAGCAGTGACACCTGCAGCTGCCCAGTTCAGAGGGATGGTCAAACATGTACCCATCGGTGCAGTTTCCTTAATCAGTCCGTTTAATTTTCCTCTCAACCTCGTTGCACATAAGATTGCACCAGCCATTGCTGCGGGTTGTCCTTTTGTGTTGAAACCTGCCAGTTTGACTCCGATCAGTGCCTTAATGATTGCCAAGGTATTAGCCGAAACCGATTTACCGAAAGGTTCGTGGTCGGTATTGCCTTGTGAGCGTCAGGCCGCTGATATTCTGGTCACGGATGATCGCTTCAAGTTGTTAAGCTTTACAGGTTCCGATCAGGTGGGGTGGGACATGAAAGCCCGTGCTGGTCGTAAGAAAGTCACCTTGGAATTGGGCGGGAATGCTGCGGTTCTGATTGATGCGGATACAGTGATTGATGACGCTTTGATTGATCGTTTAATCAGTGCAGCCTATGGGCATGCGGGGCAGATCTGTATCAGTGTGCAGCGGATTTTAATTCATGCTGACTTATATGCCGAAGTGAAAAAGAAACTCATCGCCAAATTGAAAAAAATTAAAGTGGATGATCCCACTTCAAGTACCACATTGGTTGGCCCCATGATTAAGGAGGCTGAAGCGATCCGTCTGAAAAAATGGCTGGATAAGGCCGAGAAAAAAGGAGCAAAAATACTGACAGGAGGACGTTTAGAAGGGGTTTTGTTCGAGCCCACTTTACTGGAAAATGTAGATGCCAAGCTGGAAATCTATAAGGATGAAGCATTTGGTCCAATTGCAATCTTGGAGAAATTTAAGGACTTTCAGCAGGGGATTGCGACCATCAATCAAAGTCGTTTTGGCTTACAGGCAGGCGTATATACGCAAAATCTGAATAAGATGCTATATGCATGGGATCATTTACATGTTGGAGGTGTGATTATTAATGATGTCCCGACATTCCGCGTCGATAATATGCCGTATGGTGGGGTGAAGGATTCGGGCCTTGGCCGTGAAGGGATTCAGTTTGCTATTCGGGATATGCAAGAGGAAAGATTATTAGCCATCAAACAATAA
- a CDS encoding anhydro-N-acetylmuramic acid kinase: protein MSAIYIGVMTGTSMDGVDIVATSFDPLTLHATLTVPFEPDLRDELMALTLPDDNEIDRMGKADVALAQMIGHGINQLIENNNLDRAQIKAIGSHGQTIRHRPEHGFTLQIGDPNIITEITQLPVVSDFRRRDMAAGGQGAPLVPAFHQALFQHDSIHRVILNLGGIANISMLPANNADGVYGFDTGPANILMDGWCHRHTGHPYDENGDWAAYGNPIRSLLDRLQSHEFFAKEPPKSTGREDFNLEWLDEQLSDWRNDLGYDELEDTPENVQATLMKLTTRAIKKAIYRSKESMPTGEIYVCGGGAYNSHLLEQLRWRLRKHHWSVQTTDALGLAPTWVEATAFAWLAMRFVEQLSGNLPAVTGASGDRILGTITVV from the coding sequence ATGAGCGCGATCTATATTGGTGTAATGACAGGCACGAGCATGGATGGTGTTGATATTGTTGCAACTTCATTCGACCCTTTAACGCTGCATGCCACGCTAACGGTGCCTTTTGAGCCTGATTTACGTGATGAGCTGATGGCCTTAACCCTGCCAGATGACAATGAAATTGATCGTATGGGCAAAGCCGATGTGGCTTTGGCGCAAATGATTGGACATGGCATCAATCAACTGATTGAAAACAATAATTTAGACCGAGCACAGATTAAAGCGATTGGATCACATGGGCAGACCATTCGTCATCGCCCAGAACATGGTTTTACCTTACAAATTGGTGACCCCAATATCATCACTGAAATCACCCAACTACCTGTAGTCTCTGATTTTCGTCGTCGTGATATGGCCGCCGGGGGACAAGGCGCACCCTTAGTTCCAGCTTTCCATCAAGCCTTATTTCAGCATGACAGTATTCATCGTGTGATCCTGAATTTAGGTGGCATTGCCAATATCAGTATGCTTCCTGCAAATAATGCAGACGGCGTTTATGGCTTTGATACAGGTCCTGCCAATATTTTGATGGATGGCTGGTGTCATCGCCATACAGGTCATCCTTATGATGAAAATGGTGACTGGGCGGCCTATGGCAACCCCATTCGCTCATTACTAGATCGTTTGCAAAGCCATGAGTTTTTTGCCAAAGAACCTCCGAAGAGTACAGGTCGCGAGGACTTTAACCTAGAATGGCTAGATGAACAGCTCAGTGATTGGCGCAATGATCTCGGCTATGACGAGCTGGAAGATACCCCCGAAAATGTTCAGGCCACCTTAATGAAACTGACCACACGTGCCATTAAGAAAGCGATTTATCGCAGTAAAGAAAGCATGCCGACAGGGGAAATCTATGTCTGTGGTGGCGGTGCCTATAACTCACATTTACTTGAGCAACTCCGTTGGCGTTTGCGCAAGCACCATTGGTCAGTTCAGACCACGGATGCGCTCGGCCTAGCCCCAACATGGGTAGAGGCCACGGCATTTGCATGGCTGGCAATGCGTTTCGTCGAGCAGCTCAGTGGTAACTTACCTGCGGTCACAGGCGCATCGGGTGACCGTATTCTCGGCACTATTACAGTCGTCTAA
- the erpA gene encoding iron-sulfur cluster insertion protein ErpA — MNAQALELSDSAANKVRQLRESEGNNDLMLRVYVTGGGCSGFSYGFNFAESVNEDDAEFMNGDVKMLVDSLSYQYLVGSVVDYLEGLEGSRFVVQNPNATTTCGCGSSFSI, encoded by the coding sequence ATGAACGCCCAAGCTCTAGAATTGTCAGATAGTGCTGCTAACAAAGTTCGCCAACTACGCGAAAGTGAAGGAAATAACGACCTTATGTTACGTGTTTATGTAACAGGTGGGGGGTGTTCAGGGTTCTCTTATGGCTTTAACTTCGCTGAAAGCGTCAATGAAGATGATGCTGAATTTATGAATGGCGACGTTAAAATGCTGGTTGATTCACTCAGTTATCAATATCTTGTTGGGTCCGTAGTCGATTATTTGGAAGGGCTTGAAGGCTCTCGTTTTGTAGTTCAAAACCCGAATGCGACCACCACTTGTGGTTGTGGTTCATCGTTCTCGATTTAA
- the tyrS gene encoding tyrosine--tRNA ligase: protein MCLGFVMSNFLPAEEQLALIQRGTHEIISEEDLLKKLKENRPLRVKAGFDPTAPDLHLGHTVLINKLKTFQDLGHEVTFLIGDYTAMIGDPTGKSATRPPLSQEQVIANAKTYQEQVFKILDPNKTKVRFNSEWFSQKTAADLIQLASQQTVSRMLERDDFTKRYNNHQPIAIHEFLYPLVQGYDSIALEADVELGGTDQTFNLLMGRTLQGRYGQESQVCITVPILEGLDGVNKMSKSLGNYIGVFDTPGAMYQKILSMPDSLIERYFDLLSFKSLDEIKVLLDEMAAGRNPQEIKRILALELVERFHDAEAAENAHKSAGNRVTEGEVPEDTPEVTISRGEFGGELFIATILRVAGLNPNAAAAKDAVGRGAVKVDWNVVDMSYSVKENVTLIIQSGKKAIARVTFTD, encoded by the coding sequence ATGTGTTTAGGTTTTGTGATGTCAAATTTCTTGCCAGCCGAAGAACAGCTTGCTCTCATTCAACGAGGCACGCACGAGATTATTTCTGAAGAAGATTTATTGAAAAAACTCAAAGAGAATCGTCCACTCCGAGTAAAAGCAGGCTTTGACCCTACGGCTCCAGATTTACACTTAGGCCATACGGTTCTAATTAACAAATTAAAAACTTTCCAAGATTTGGGACATGAAGTGACTTTCCTGATTGGTGACTATACCGCGATGATCGGTGATCCAACGGGCAAAAGTGCAACGCGTCCGCCGTTATCACAAGAACAGGTCATTGCCAATGCAAAAACCTACCAAGAACAAGTTTTTAAAATCCTAGATCCAAATAAAACCAAAGTCCGTTTTAACTCAGAATGGTTCAGTCAAAAAACCGCAGCTGATTTAATTCAGTTGGCAAGTCAGCAAACTGTATCGCGTATGCTAGAACGTGATGACTTTACCAAGCGCTATAATAACCATCAGCCGATCGCAATTCATGAGTTCCTGTATCCATTGGTTCAAGGTTATGACTCGATTGCGCTTGAGGCAGATGTTGAGTTAGGTGGTACAGACCAGACCTTTAACTTGTTAATGGGTCGTACTCTACAAGGTCGTTACGGTCAAGAATCACAAGTGTGTATTACTGTGCCGATTCTTGAAGGTTTGGATGGCGTGAATAAGATGTCTAAATCTTTAGGTAACTATATTGGTGTATTTGACACCCCTGGTGCGATGTACCAAAAAATCTTGTCGATGCCAGATAGTTTGATCGAACGTTACTTTGATTTACTCAGCTTTAAATCATTGGATGAAATCAAAGTTTTACTGGATGAAATGGCTGCAGGCCGTAACCCACAAGAAATCAAACGTATCTTGGCGCTTGAGTTGGTTGAACGTTTCCATGATGCAGAAGCGGCAGAAAATGCACATAAGAGTGCAGGTAACCGTGTAACTGAAGGTGAAGTACCAGAAGATACCCCAGAAGTAACCATTTCTCGTGGCGAGTTTGGTGGTGAGTTATTTATTGCAACCATTCTCCGTGTGGCAGGTTTAAACCCGAATGCCGCTGCTGCTAAAGACGCCGTGGGTCGTGGTGCGGTTAAAGTCGATTGGAATGTGGTGGATATGAGCTACTCTGTAAAAGAGAATGTCACTTTAATCATTCAATCGGGTAAAAAAGCCATTGCACGTGTGACTTTCACTGATTAA
- a CDS encoding TIGR04219 family outer membrane beta-barrel protein, whose translation MKILKISMFALGTGICSLAQADMLGVKADASYWFYDGKAKVQPKPNTSSLSNQTGVDDLLLNPYAGLSAPEENLDRKGSAQISLAFEHPIPLIPNAKIRYVNLKSQTENTVAGQPVYDLNIDHTDFILYYEILDTIVSADVGLGATNLNGDVKTLNVSKTDIDKTVPVIYGSAGVKLPFTGLSAKGELLYSNFNDTKITDAQAELQYNFIDNLLVDVGLKAGYRILDIKLDDYKKNDLKFDFKGPYIGLDIHF comes from the coding sequence ATGAAAATATTAAAAATATCAATGTTTGCGTTAGGGACAGGCATTTGCAGTCTGGCACAAGCGGATATGCTAGGCGTGAAAGCGGATGCGAGTTATTGGTTTTATGATGGGAAGGCAAAAGTTCAACCAAAACCAAATACCTCATCATTATCGAATCAAACAGGTGTAGATGACCTTTTATTAAATCCTTATGCAGGTCTTTCAGCACCTGAAGAAAATTTAGATCGTAAAGGTTCAGCTCAGATATCACTTGCATTTGAACACCCGATTCCATTGATTCCAAATGCCAAAATTCGCTATGTAAATTTGAAATCACAAACTGAAAATACAGTGGCTGGACAACCTGTCTACGATCTGAACATCGATCACACCGATTTCATTCTCTATTATGAAATCTTGGACACCATCGTCAGCGCAGATGTCGGTCTGGGTGCAACCAATTTAAATGGTGATGTCAAAACACTGAATGTCAGTAAAACAGATATCGATAAAACAGTTCCTGTCATCTATGGCTCTGCGGGCGTCAAACTTCCATTTACTGGTCTCAGTGCCAAGGGCGAGTTGTTGTATAGCAATTTTAACGATACCAAAATCACAGATGCGCAAGCCGAATTACAATACAACTTTATTGATAATTTATTGGTCGATGTGGGTTTAAAAGCAGGCTATCGTATTCTCGATATCAAATTAGATGACTACAAGAAAAATGACCTTAAGTTTGACTTTAAAGGTCCGTATATTGGCTTAGATATTCATTTCTAA